The following proteins are encoded in a genomic region of Ornithodoros turicata isolate Travis chromosome 6, ASM3712646v1, whole genome shotgun sequence:
- the LOC135397508 gene encoding uncharacterized protein LOC135397508, whose translation MATGPPSATGPLPGPPGHFPPVQQVPGPQQQNVAVPAIAAPLLPPPQVSAVAIKLPTFWAADPVVWFGQAEAQFALRLISDQLTKFYHVVAALSPTDASEVRDLVASPPTQSPYDVLKTELIRRTSMSEQKRFQRLLTQEELGDRAPSQLLRRMRQLLGDRPDSAVIDDSLLRQLFLQRLPPNVCMVLAAAGTMSLNDLANLADKIMEMAPPQIAAVASHPPSPPTATGSSSPQAVDLSQLVEQISNLQLEVAALRHCSPSPSSRRSRFAHRRSPSPAGICWYHRRFRTKARNCTPPCTFQGNSRASH comes from the coding sequence atggcCACTGGACCCCCTTCTGCTACTGGCCCTCTCCCAGGACCACCAGGCCACTTTCCGCCAGTCCAGCAAGTCCCAGGACCACAGCAACAGAACGTTGCGGTGCCCGCTATTGCGGCGCCCCTGTTGCCCCCACCTCAAGTTTCCGCCGTCGCTATCAAGCTGCCGACGTTTTGGGCcgccgatcccgtcgtatggttCGGGCAAGCTGAGGCCCAATTCGCCCTTCGTCTCATCAGTGACCAACTGACGAAGTTCTACCACGTCGTTGCCGCACTTTCCCCTACTGATGCTTCCGAGGTGCGCGACTTGGTTGCCTCCCCACCGACACAATCACCATATGACGTGCTCAAGACTGAATTAATTCGCCGGACATCTATGTCGGAGCAAAAGCGATTCCAGCGCCTGCTGACCCAAGAAGAACTCGGAGATCGCGCGCCTTCTCAGCTCTTACGGCGTATGCGCCAACTGCTCGGCGACCGTCCCGACAGCGCCGTAATCGACGATTCCCTGCTCCGCCAACTCTTCCTCCAGCGGTTGCCGCCCAATGTCTGCATGGTTTTAGCCGCTGCTGGCACCATGAGCCTGAACGACCTGGCCAACCTTGCCGACAAGATCATGGAAATGGCACCACCGCAGATCGCAGCTGTGGCCTCGCACCCCCCTTCTCCGCCTACGGCTACTGGTTCCAGCTCGCCGCAAGCAGTGGACCTTTCTCAGCTCGTGGAACAGATCTCCAACCTGCAGCTGGAGGTTGCAGCCCTCCGCCACTGCAGTCCTTCTCCGTCTTCACGCCGATCCCGCTTCGCGCATCGACGTTCCCCATCTCCAGCTGGAATTTGCTGGTATCATCGCCGTTTCCGCACCAAGGCTCGCAACTGTACACCACCATGCACCTTCCAGGGAAACTCCCGAGCCAGTCACTAG